GCGCTCGGCCTCCGTCTGCAGGCGCATCATCACCCGCAGGGGGTGAAGGATGTAGCTCTGTCCCGCCTTGTCGCGCTGGCCCCGGTGGGCCTCCACGGCCAGGGCGATGGCATCTTCCAGGGTGGGCATCGGCAACCTCCAGGCCCGGCAGCATCCCGCGCCGGGCTCCGGCTCACCAGAGGTCCTTCTTGCCGCGCAGGGCCTTTTTCTGGCTGTCCTGCTTCTTGCCCTCCAGGCGCCGCCGCTGGGAGCCCTTCGTGGGCTGGGTGGCCCGGCGCACCTTGGGCACGAAGGTGAGCGCCTTGAGCCCTTGCCGGAGCCGCTCCAGCGCCACGCCCTTGTTCTGCACCTGGCTGCGGCGCTCGGTGGCGGTGACGGACAGCTCGGTGGGCGGGTGGGTCAGCCGCACGCCGCTGGCGGTGGTGTTGCGGTGCTGGCCGCCCGGGCCGGAGGCGATGAAGTACTCCACCTCGCACGTCTTCAGCAGCGCCTCGTCGTCGAGCTGGAGGGCCGCCAGGGCGGCTTGTCTGCGGATGGGGGAAACGCTCATGGCGGGCCGTACCCTAGCACCCGCGAAGGCGAGGGCGGACAGGCGCCTGGGGGTGTTAGGTTCCCGGCCATGGTGCTCAAGATTGTTCAGGCGGGAGAGCCGGTGTTGCGGCAGCGCGCGCGGGAGCTGACCCCGGAGGAAATCGCCAGCCCTCAGGTAAAGCAGCTCATCCAGCTCATGCGCGACACGATGCGGGATGCGCCGGGCGTGGGGCTCGCGGCGCCCCAGGTGGGCGTGGGGCTGCGGCTGGTGGTGGTGGAGGACCGGGCCGAGTACCAGGTGGGCGTCAAACCCGAGGATCTGGCCGCGCGCGAGCGTCAGCCGGTGAACTTCCACGTGCTCATCAACCCGAAGCTCGTGGTGGAGGATCCGGAGCCCGTGGAGTTTCACGAGGGGTGCTTGAGCGTCAGCGGCTTCTCGGCGCTGGTGCCCCGGGCGCGAGGCGTGCGCGTGGAGGCGCTGGATGAGAACGGGGCCCCCGTCACCCTGGTGGCCCGGGGCTGGTACGCCCGCATTCTCCAGCACGAGTTCGACCACCTGGAGGGGATGCTCTACCTGGACCGGATGGAGCCCCGCAGCTTCACCACCGCCGAGAACCACCGCCGGCACTGGGCAGGCCACCCCACCTCCGAAGTTCGCACGGCGCTCGGATTGCCAGCTCGTTCCCGGTGAGACTTCTGGGTCCGTGAGCACCCGCACGGGGAGTGGGGCGGAAGACGTGTACGGTCGCCGCCAGGAGCACCGTCACAAGACGACCTGTGGGGGCGTGTGCAACCGATGGGGTTGTCCTCCAGAATTCGTCTGCTTCACCCAATCCCCCTTTGTCGAGGTACGCATGAGTTCGGTTCGAGTTGTGCGCCGTTGGGCTGCTGCGAGCGTGGTGTCGCTGCTGGTTGTTGGATGCGGTCAGGAGATGAGCCAGGAGCAGGCGCCTCAGGCGGCCCCCGCCTCCGCGTCGCAAGAGATCGTCGGTGGTGCCAACACCACCATCGCCGAGAACCCGTGGCAGGTCTCCCTGCAGGATGGCAGCTTCCACTTCTGCGGCGGCTCCATCATCAACGAGAACTGGATTCTGACCGCGCAGCACTGCGTGAACAGCGGTGGGTCCATCTCCAAGCCGGGCCGCGTGGTGGCCGGCATCACGAAGGTCTCCGGAAGCAGCGCCGGGCAGATCCGCACGGTGGCCCAGGTCGTTGTCTATCCGGGCTACGTGGACGCCAACGTTGGCAAGGACGCGGCGCTGCTGCGCCTGTCCTCTCCGCTGGACCTGAGCGGCCCGAACGCGAAGGCCATTCCCCTGGCCACGGCGGCGGACGGCGCGGCGGGCTTCCCCAGCACGGGCTCCTCGGTGCGCGTCACCGGCTGGGGCACGCTGCGCAGCGGCGGCTCCTCTCCGGACACGCTCCAGACGGTCGATGTGGCGGTGCTGACCAACGCCCAGGCCCAGTCGAGCTACCCCCAGGAGACCATCTCGGCGGACCAGCTCGCCGCGGCCGCGGCCGGCAAGGACTCGTGCCAGGGTGACAGCGGCGGTCCCCTGACCGCGCTCAAGGGCAGCACCCGCGTCCTGGCGGGCATCGTGAGCTGGGGTTACGGCTGCGCGGATGCGCGCTACCCGGGCATGTACGCCCGCGTGTCGTCCTTCGAGAGCTGGATCAACTCCACCATCAACGGCACGACGCCTCCTCCCACCGGCACGACGCTGCTCGACAAGACCGGCCTCTCCGCCAGCACGTCCAAGACCTGGCAGCACTTCACCATCACGGTTCCGGCCGGCGCCACCTCGCTGACCATCAACCAGTCGGGCGGCACGGGTGACGCGGACCTCTACGTGCGCAAGGGCTCGCAGCCCACCACCACCACCTACGACTGCCGTCCCTACAAGTCTGGCAACACGGAGACCTGCTCCTTCACCAGCCCCGCTTCGGGTACCTGGTACGTCTCCGTCTACGCTTACAGCACGTACTCGTCCCTGTCGGTCAAGGCGACCGTGCCGTAGTCCGTAGACCCCAGGCTTCATGTCTGTCTGGAAGCCCCCTTTCTCCTCGCTGGAGAGAGGGGGCTTCTGTGTTTGGGGCCACGAAGTGGCCGGCCGCAGGGGCTCGAACTGGCACCTGGAGTGTGGGGTGTCCATCTTCCCGCTCTGGAAACCGGGGAGGGGGCGCATGGGCTGGAAGGGATGGCGGTGGGGCACGGTGCTGGCCACGATGTTGTGCGTGCAAGCCATGGGCTGTTCGTCGGACGAACCTGCCCCGGAAGGGCCGCCGGACGCGGAGGAGGCACCTTCCGCCCCTCCCACGCCCCCCCAGGCGCAGCCTCCCGTCCCGGAAGAGCAGACGCCTCCGGCGCCCCAGGAGCCTTCTCCCGAGCCTCCGGAAGACCCTGCGCCCGCGCCCGCGTGCGAGGGCCTCCTGCCCGAACAGCTTGGGCCCAGCCGGAGCATCGTCCTGAAGGCCAACGGCCCGTCCGCCGACTGTGGACCGGGGGCGGGCGATGGCGCGGGTTTCCTGGCGCTCATGAATTCCGGCCCGTTTGGCGCGACGGCCTGGGACATGGTCTCGGGGGAGGGCGTCCCCACGGGGAAGAGGGTGTATGGAGGGGATTCGACGAACAGCACGATGCCCCAGCCCCAGGGGTTCCACGTCGTCACGTCTTCACCCGGGGGCGCCACGCTGCACGCCTACTCCTCCGAGGGAGGGGGCCTGAACAGCCAGGGGCTGACGGATTCGCAGGGTGAACCCTACAGTGTGGCCGCCGATCCCCAGGGAGGCGCGCTGGCCGCCGTGTGGAAGACGAGCGAGTCGGGCATCTCCCAGGTCTTGACGTACCAGTTCTTGGACGCGGCGGCCGTCCCCCTCGGGGAACCCACCGAAGTGGCGAGGGGGCCCCTGGCCGCGAACCGCTTCGTCGTCGCGGGGGTGGACACGCAGGGCCGCGCGCTCCTGCTGTGGTCATCGGCCGGGGCCAATACCTGGACCGGCCAATGGCTG
This window of the Stigmatella erecta genome carries:
- a CDS encoding trypsin-like serine protease, whose amino-acid sequence is MSQEQAPQAAPASASQEIVGGANTTIAENPWQVSLQDGSFHFCGGSIINENWILTAQHCVNSGGSISKPGRVVAGITKVSGSSAGQIRTVAQVVVYPGYVDANVGKDAALLRLSSPLDLSGPNAKAIPLATAADGAAGFPSTGSSVRVTGWGTLRSGGSSPDTLQTVDVAVLTNAQAQSSYPQETISADQLAAAAAGKDSCQGDSGGPLTALKGSTRVLAGIVSWGYGCADARYPGMYARVSSFESWINSTINGTTPPPTGTTLLDKTGLSASTSKTWQHFTITVPAGATSLTINQSGGTGDADLYVRKGSQPTTTTYDCRPYKSGNTETCSFTSPASGTWYVSVYAYSTYSSLSVKATVP
- the def gene encoding peptide deformylase codes for the protein MVLKIVQAGEPVLRQRARELTPEEIASPQVKQLIQLMRDTMRDAPGVGLAAPQVGVGLRLVVVEDRAEYQVGVKPEDLAARERQPVNFHVLINPKLVVEDPEPVEFHEGCLSVSGFSALVPRARGVRVEALDENGAPVTLVARGWYARILQHEFDHLEGMLYLDRMEPRSFTTAENHRRHWAGHPTSEVRTALGLPARSR
- a CDS encoding peptide chain release factor family protein; this encodes MSVSPIRRQAALAALQLDDEALLKTCEVEYFIASGPGGQHRNTTASGVRLTHPPTELSVTATERRSQVQNKGVALERLRQGLKALTFVPKVRRATQPTKGSQRRRLEGKKQDSQKKALRGKKDLW